The window GGATGCCGCCGATCTTCGTCGCGGCGCCGATCGGCGCGATGAACGCGAACGACGACCCGAGGTAGCTCGGCAGGCGGTTGCCCGTGATGAGCAGGAACAGGATCGTGCCGATGCCGCTGAACAGCAGGGTCGTCGACGGCGGGAAGCCCGTCAGCAGCGGCACCAGGAAGGTGGCACCGAACATCGCGACGACGTGCTGCACGCCGAGACCGATCGTCCGGCCCCAGGTGAGTCGCTCGTCCGGTGCCACGATCGTCGTCGCGGAGACGGTCTTGCCGTCGCCGTGCAGCTTCCACGGAAGTCCCATGCGATGACCGTACCGGCAGCCGTCCACAGCAGGCGACCCGGATCGACCTGCCCCATGGGGTCGGTGGCTATCGTGGACCGCATGACCGACGTCGCACGTGCCTCCGGCATCCACACTGACGAACTCGACCCCGCGGTGCGCCCCCAGGACGACCTGTACCGCCACGTGAACGGCACCTGGATCGCCGAGACGCCGATCCCCGACGACAAGGCCCGCTACGGCTCCTTCACGGTGCTGGCCGAGGCCGCCGAACTCGCCGTCCGCGAGATCATCGAGCGCTCGCAGCAGGCCGCACCCGGTACCGAGGAACGCAAGGTCGGTGACCTCTTCTCCTCCTTCACCGACGAAGCCCGACTCGAGGAGCTCGCCACGGCGCCGATCGAGCCGCTGCTCGCCGAGATCACGGCCATCGAGTCCGTGCCCGAGCTCATCGCCACCGTCGGACGCTTCGAGCGTCTCGGCCTGCCGAGCTTCCTGCAGCTCTTCGTCGACAACGACCCGGGCGACCCCGAGTCCTACGTCGTGTTCCTCGAGCAGTCCGGTCTCGGCCTGCCCGACGAGTCCTACTACCGCGAAGAGCGCTTCGCCGACATCCGGACGAAGTACCGCGAGTTCGTCGCGGCGATGTTCCCGCTCGCCGGGTTCGAGGACGGCGGCGACCGCACCGAGCACGTCATCGCGCTCGAGACCGCCCTGGCGTCGAAGCACTGGGACAACGTCACCACGCGCGACAGCCAGAAGACCTACAACAAGCTGCCCTGGGCCGAGGTCGCGGCGCTCGCCGAGGGCATCGACCTGCAGACGTGGTGGCAGGCCATCGACGCGCCGGCCGGTGCGTTCGAGACCGTCGTGGTGCGCGAACCGTCGTTCATCACGGGCCTGGCCGAGCTCCTGCGCGACCAGCCGCTCGAGGTCTGGAAGGACTGGCTGCGCTGGCAGGTCATCCGTGGCTCGGCCGCGTACCTGACGAGCGCGTTCTCGGCCACGAACTTCTCGTTCTACGGCACCGCACTCACCGGTGCGCCGAAGCAGCGCGAGCGTTGGAAGCGTGGCGTCTCCCTGGTCGAGGGCGCGATGGGTGAGGCCGTCGGGCGGATCTACGTGCAGGAGCACTTCGACGAGTCCTCGAAGGCGAAGATGGACGACCTCGTCGCCAACCTGGTCGAGGCGTACCGGCAGAGCATCACGGCGCTGGACTGGATGACCGACGAGACCCGTGCACGTGCCCTCGACAAGCTCGACAAGTTCACGCCGAAGATCGGGTACCCGGTCAAGTGGCGTGACTACTCGGCGCTGCCGGTCGTGTCGGACGACCTCGTCGCGAACGTCCGCGCCGTCGCGTCGTTCCAGGTCGACCGCGAGCTCGGCAAGATCGGCAAGCCGATCGACCGCGACGAGTGGTTCATGACGCCGCAGACGATCAACGCGTACTACAACCCGGGCTTCAACGAGATCGTGTTCCCCGCGGCGATCCTGCAGTTCCCGTTCTTCGACGCCGACCGCGACGCCGCCGCCAACTACGGCGCGATCGGGGCCGTGATCGGTCACGAGATCGGCCACGGCTTCGACGACCAGGGCTCGCAGTACGACGGCGACGGCAAGCTCGAGAACTGGTGGACCGAGGCCGACCGCACGGCGTTCGAGGAGCGCACGAAGGCCCTCATCGCGCAGTACGACGCACTCGTCCCGACCGAGGTCCCGGACGGGCACGTCAACGGCGCCCTGACGATCGGTGAGAACATCGGCGACCTCGGTGGCCTGTCGATCGCGTGGAAGGCGTACCTCCTGTCGCTCGACGGCCAGGAGCCCCCGGTCGTCGACGGCCTGACCGGTGCCGAGCGGTTCTTCCTGAGCTGGGCGCAGGCGTGGCAGATGGCGATCCGTCCGGAGGAAGCCGCGCGCCTGCTGTCGATCGACCCGCACTCGCCGAACGAGTTCCGCTGCAACCAGGTCGTCCGCAACATCGACGTCTGGTACGACACGTTCGGCGTGACCGAGCAGGACGCGATGTACCTCGACCCCGCCGAGCGCGTCGCGATCTGGTGATGGTGGAGCCGGACGCGGCTCGGTCGTCACGCCGTCGGCGGCCGGGGGACCGCTCAGGTGGTGGCGATCGGGCCCGCGGTCGGCACAGCGGTCGGACGGACGACCGCTTCAGCGCCACGGTCGAGGCCCTCGGTGCCCTCGCCCTCGACGGCGCCGGGGTCAGTGCCTCGGTGATCGACACGTCGTCGGGCAAGGCCCTGCTCGCGGTCGACGACACCCTGGTGCAGCCCGTCGCGAGCCTCGGGCGCGTGCTGCTGCTGATCGAGGTCGCGGCGCAGCTCGAGGACGGCCGTCTGCACGGCGACCGTCTGCAGCGCATGGCGCGGGACACCGCGACCGGCGCCGGCCTGTGGCAGTTCCTGCAGGAGCCGACGATGCAGGTGCCCGACCTGGCGACCCTGGTCGGCGCCACCGGCGACACGTGGGCGATGAACGCGCTGCTGTCGACGGTCGGCATCGACGCCGTCCGAGAGCGTGCGGAGTCGCTCGGCATCGAGCGGACCGCGCTGATCGACCGGGTGCGCGACCGTCGTGGCCCCGACGACGCCCCGGACGCCTCCGTCGCCCCGACGGGCGAGCTCGCGTGGGTGATGCGCGGGCTGGCGCTCGGTGAAGTCGTGGACGAAGCGGTCTCGAACCGGGTGCTCGGGTGGCTGTCACTGGCGAGCGACCTGAACCTGGTCGCCGGCTCGTTCGGCCTCGACCCCCTCGCGCACCGGGCGCTCGACCACGGGTTGCAGGTCGTCGCGGTCACCGGATCGAGCACGGGCGTCCGCGCCGAGGCCGGGATCCTCCGCGGTCCGGGCTCGTCGGTCAGCTACGCCGTGACGGTGACGTTCGACGACGCCTCGTTGCAGCGGCGTCTCGCGGTCATCGAGGCACTGCGCACCATGGGTACCGAGGTGCTCGAGGCCGTGCACGCCCCCGCCCGCCGCTGACCCCGGCGGGCGCGGTCCAGCGTCGGTCCGGTGGCGTTCCGCTCAGCGGAGCAGGACGAACGACCGCAGCGGCTGCGGCTCGACGTCGTGCACCTCGACGAACCCGCGCGACTCGTAGAACGCACGCTGGCCCGGTTCGGCGTCGGTCAGCAGGACGGTCTGCCGGACGTGGGAGTACCGACGCCGGACCGCGTCGAGCAGTGCGCCGCCGACGCCGGAACGATGCGCCGACGGCACGACGAGCACGTCCTGGAGGTACACGATGGTCTGGCCGTCCGAGATCGTCCGCAGCAGACCGAGCAGCTGCCCGTCGTCGTCACGGGCGGTCACCACGGCGTGCGACCCCGCGACCGCGGCGGCGAGGGCTGCCGGATCGCGCGTGTAGGCCGTCCACCCGACGGCGTCGTACAGCGCCACGAGCTCGTCCGTACCGGGCCGTTCGTCCCTGATCGTGAACGTCACGGCTCCATCGTGCCCGAGTCAGGGCGCGAGACGCGGCCGCACAACCAAAGCCGCCCGGAACCGTGCGATCACGCGGTTCGAAGACACTTTGGTTGTTCGCGCCCACCCCGCTGCGCGGCCCGCCGCGGTCCCGCCGCGGCGCCCCGCCGCCGCGTCCGCTACGACGTCGCCTGCCCCTCCGGCACGAGCGCCTGCACGGACAGCAGCGACGCATCGGCGGACGCGCACGCCTGGTAGTCGGCGCTCTTCACGAACAGCGACTGCTTCGACCCAGGCGGGTACACGCGGAACCCGTCCGGGGTCTTCGGCGAGCAGTCCGCCTTCGAGTAGTTCCCGGCCTGGACGATCTTGAGCGGCGCCACGGCGGTCTGCCCGGCGGCCAGGGTCACGGTCGGGTGCGGTGAGCTCTTCTCCTGCGTCGCCGCGGCTCCGATCTGGGTGCCGTTGCCGCCGCCGACGAACGAGACGCCCGGCCAGCCCTGCAGCGTGCAGGCCGTCGAACCGGTGTTCCGCAGTGCGAGGTGCACGATGACGCTGCCGGCTGCTCCTCCGCTGCCCGGCTCGATGCTGGCGGCGAGCGACGACGCGGCGCACCTGCTGCTGGCCGCAGAGCCAGAGCCAGACCCGGAGCCGTCCGACCCGGTACCGGCTGACGCCGAGGCGCCGGACGACGGTGTCGCGGAGGACGACGACGAGGACGAGGAAGCCGACGGCGACGGCGCGAGCGCCGTGACCGTCTCGGTGGCGGAGGGTTCCCCGCCGGAGGCACAACCCGCCAGCGCCCCGACTGCGACGAGCCCGGTGACGGCGAGCAGGAACTTCGATCGGCTGCTGCGTTGCATGGTGCACAGGCAACCACCACCGGGAGGTCCAGGTTCGGTCAGCATCCAGGGACCGCGAGCACACTCCGGAGGCAGGAACCCGAGCAGCGGAGGTCGGACATGACGGGCAAGCACGAACAGGCACGTGGCGACGAGGGTCGCGCGGACGGGGTCGAGACCCGCGCAGGAGCCTTCACGGACAGCGACATCCCCGGCGAGGAGCACGTCACGACGACGGAGCCGGTCGGCGAGTTCGTCGCGAGCGACATCCCGGGCGAGGCCCGTCCGGATTCGAGTGGCCCGGACGGTGAGTACGTCGAGTCGGACATCCCCGGCGAGGCCGAACCGACGCAGGACGGCGAGACCGGCCACTACGTCGACACGGACCAGGCCTGACGACTAGTCGATGCGCTCCGCCGCCACCAGGCGGCGGAGCGTCTCCACGCCCGCCGGCGGGCAGCGACCGGCGTCCGCCGAGGTGACCCACTCGACCTCGTCGACCTCTGCCGAGGCGACGGGCGTGGCGGAGTCCAACGGGCCTCCCGGTCGGACCAGGAACAGGGTCATCGCGACCATGGTGCCGGGCGCCTGCCCGTGTGCGGGTTCGAGGACGACGCCGAACGGGTCGACGTCCTCGGCGGCGACCCGCAACCCGGTCTCCTCGTGGGCTTCACGGATGACGGCGTCGACGTCGGTCTCGTGCGGCTCGGCCTTGCCGCCGGGCAGGTAGAGCACGTCGCGCGCTCGCGCGCGCACCATCAGCACCCGTCGATCACGGATCAGCAGGAGCGCACTGACACGCAGCGTGGGTGGTTGCGAGCCTGTCTGGAGGCTCAGCTCGCGTCCGCCCGGTCGTCGCGCTCCGAGACGGTCGGGTCCAGGGCGGTGCGGTCGGCGAGCGGGACGACGGGCGCCGGCAGCTCCGCCTCGGGCTCGGGCCGCACGCCGAACAGGGCGTCGATGGCCCCCACGAACTCCTCGCCACGACCGGCGCGGCCGAGCTCACGGGCCCGGACGGAGGGGCGGTGCAGCAGGACGCCGACCAGGTGCCGGAGCGCCCGCTCGGTGTGCTCGGCGGACTCGCCGTCGGCGTCGCCGCGGCGCTTGGCGCGGTCGATCTCGTCGTCGAGGATGTCGAACACGTGCTTGCGGAAGGCGACGAGGGCCGGGGTGGTCGACTGCTCGAGCGCCTGCGCCCGGAAGCGGGACACGGCGTCGTCGACCATCGCGCGGGCCTCGGACTCGGCGTTCAGCTCGGAGATCGGGGCGTGCAGGCTGATGGTCTCGAGGTCGAGCAGCTCGACGCCGTCCACACCGGCGGCGGCCGGGTCGACGTTGCGGGGGAGTCCGAGGTCGATGACGATGCGGCGGATGCCGTCGTCGAGGTCAGCCGGTGCGACGACCGGCACCTCGCTCGACGTGCAGGTGATGACGACGTCGCTGGTACCGATCGCGTGTCGCAGGTCACGGGCGGCGACGAGGTCGTGCTTCGCGGCGAACCAGGCGGCGCGGCCCGAGGGCGAGAACACCTGGATGTGCACGGCGCCGCGGTCGCGCAGGGCCGCGATGGTGGTGGCCGCGTAGCTGCCGGTGCCGATGAGCAGCACCCGGGTGTGCGCCCAGTCGGTGACGCGCGACGAGGCGAGCTGCAGGCCGAGCCGGACGAGCGACCGACCGGCGGCACCGATCCGGGTGCGGGTCTTCACGCCGCGCGAGGTGTGGGCGGCTTCCTGGAACAGCCGCTCGAGGTCCGAGGTGGTGGTGCCGTTGCTCCGGGCGTCCTCGAGCGAGCGGCGGACCTGGCCGGAGATCTCGGTCTCGCCGACGACGACGGACTCGAGCCCGCTCGACACGGCGAACAGGTGCTGCACGACGTCCTTGCCGCCGAGCACACTGACCGAATCGCGCAGTTCGGTGGCGTCCAGGTCGCTCGCGGCCGCCACGGCCTGCACGGTGGCGGCGACGGCGGAGTCGCGGTCGTCGCCGGCGATGTCGAGGTACGCCTCGAAACGGTTGCACGTGGCCAGCACCACCGCACCGTCCAGGACGTCGGAATCCGTCACGAGGTGGCCTGCTGCGGCCGGGGCGGCGATGCTCAGTCGCTCCAAGAGGTCGAAGCTGGCGTTGCGATGCGACGCCGTGAGACAGATGAGCACGTAGCCAATGGTAACGCGCTCGATGGGACAATCATCCGGTGACCGACGCGACGACCACATCCCTCCCCGACTCCCACCCCCTGGCATCAGGGCGGACGAGTGGTTCCCGCCTGGTGCGGGCCCTGCGGGGTGACCGTCCGGAGACCCTGCCGGTGTGGTTCATGCGGCAGGCCGGCCGGTCGTTGCCCGAGTACCGCGAGCTCCGGGTGGGCACGGCCATGCTCGACGCGTGCCTCGACCCCGAGATGGCGTCGGAGATCACGCTGCAGCCCGTCCGCCGGCACGGAGTCGACGCCGGCATCTTCTTCAGCGACATCGTCGTCCCGATCAAGCTCGCGGGCGTGGACGTCGAGATCGTCCCCGGACGCGGCCCCGTGCTCGGGTCCCCGATCCGCACCGCGGCCGACGTCGACGCGCTGGAGCCGCTCGACCCGGCCGCCCTCGAACCCATCCGGCAGGCGGTCGCCCGCACCGTCGAGCAGCTCGGGGACACCCCGCTGATCGGGTTCGCCGGTGCGCCCTTCACGCTCGCCGCGTACCTGGTCGAGGGCGGTCCCTCCAAGGACCACATCCGCGCCCGCACCCTCATGCACGCCGAGCCGGAGACCTGGTCGCGGCTGCTGGCCTGGGCGGCGGAGGTGTCGGGTGCGTTCCTGCGGGCCCAGGTGCTCGCCGGGGCCTCGGCGGCGCAGCTCTTCGACTCGTGGGTCGGCTCCCTGTCGCGCGCCGACTACGTCCGGTCCGTCGCACCGCACTCGGCGCAGGCCCTCTCCCACGTGACCGACCTGGGTGTGCCGCGCATCCACTTCGGCGTCGGCAGCGGCGAGGTCCTGGCCGACATGACCACGCTGGGCACCGACACGGTCGGCGTCGACGCGGTCGGGGTCGACTGGCGGCTCCCGCTCGACGAGGCCGTGCGCCGGGTCGGTACCGGCGTGAGCGTGCAGGGCAACATCGACCCGGCGATGCTCTCGGCCCCGTGGGAGGTCCTCGAGGCCCACGTGCGCGAGGTCGTCCGCCGCGGTGGCGCCGCCCGCGCCCACGTCGTGAACCTCGGCCACGGGGTGCCGCCGGAGACCGACCCGACGGTGCTGACACGTGTCGTCGAGCTCGTGCACTCCCTGGGCGACGGCACCGACGGGACAGCCGGAGCCGCAGCGTGACCGACGTCGTCGTGGTCGGCGGCGGGATCGCCGGACTCGTCACCGCCCGCGACCTGGCGAAGGGCGGCGCCGACGTCGTCCTCATCGAGTCGTCCGGGGTGCTGGGCGGCATGATCCGCCGGCACACGGTGGGCGGGCTCGACCTCGACATGGCGGCGGACTCGTTCGCGACCCGCACCGATGCCGTCGGCCGCCTGGCGATCGAGCTCGGCCTCGGCAACGACGTCGTCGCCCCGGACCCGCGCGGCGCCTGGCTGATGACCCGCGACGGTCGGACGTCGCCCATCCCCGCGACCGGGCTCCTCGGCATCCCGAGCACCCCGATGGCCGCCGACGTCCTCGCCGTCGTCGGGCAGAAGGGCGGGCTCCGCGCGCAGATGGACTCGCTGCTGCCCGGACCGGTCGGCGCCAAGGCGGAGTCCCTGGGCGAGCTCGTCCGGCGGCGCATGGGGGAGCGGGTCCTCGACGACCTGGTCGTCCCGATCGCCGGCGGAGTGCACTCCACCCACCCCGACCAGCTCGACCCGGAGCGGGTGGCTCCCGGTCTCCGCGCGGCGCTGCTCCGCGAGGGCTCACTCGCCCGCGCGGTCCTGGCGCTCCGGGCCCGCGCTGCCGCCGGCACCCCGGTGCAGGGGATCCGCGGCGGGATCGTCCGGCTCGTGGACGAACTCGTCGCCGACACGGAGACCTACGGCGTCGACGTCCGGCTGCACACCCGGGCGACGCGGATCGAGGCACACGCGGTCGAGGTCGTCTCCGCCGACGGCACGGTCGAGCGCCTGCCCGCGCAGCACACCCTGTCGTCGGTGCCCGACCCCGAGCGCACCGCGGCACCGGACCGCACCGGCATCGAGCTCGTCACGCTCGTCGTCGACCAACCCGAGCTCGACGCGGCTCCACGCGGGACCGGCATGCTCGTGCACCCCGATGCCCGCGCTGTGGCGGCGAAGGCCCTGACGCACGCGACGGTGAAGTGGCCCTGGCTCGCCGAGGCGGCCGCCGGGCGCCACGTGCTGCGCCTCAGTTACGCGACGCCGGCCGACGCGACCAGCGTGCACGGCGCGACGGGCCCCGACGACGCGGCCACGAGCCTCCCGGTCGACCCGGACGGACCGGTCGGGACCCGGGCGCTGCACGACGCGGCCACGCTGCTCGGCGTCCCCCTGACGGCGACGCACGTCGCGGGCGCCGCACGCGTCCGCTGGCACGGTCCGGACCTGACCGCCGCCGGTCTCGCGGCGGGTGTCGTCGGCGTCGGCGAGGTGGCCACCGGACGGGGGCTGGCCGGCATCATCGGGGCCGCGCGGACCGCCGCTGGACAGATCCTGGGTTCCTGAGCGGACCCCAGACCGCCCGGGGGCTACTGTTGGTGAGACCGTCGGACGTATTCCGTCCGGCGCATGACCACCGCACACTGAACCAACGGAGGAATCGCACATGCGCGGAAAGCTCCTGTTCGTCGCCGGCGCCGCACTCGGGTACGTCCTGGGATCGCGAGCCGGACGGGCGCGGTACGAGCAGATCAAGACCGTCAGCGGCAAGGTCTGGAACAGCAACGGCGTCCAGAAGGGCGTGCACGTGGCTGAGGACTTCATCGCCGACAAGACCCCGGACGTCGCCGAGTTCATCGGTGAGACGACGAAGAAGGCCGTCCGCAAGGTCGGCCAGAAGAAGGACACCACCACCTCATGACCGACACCCGCGACCGCAAGTCGCGTTCGCTGTTCGGTCTGGTGGGCGACGTCCCGAAGCTCGTCAAGGGCCTGGTCAAGGGCGAGATCGACCTGCTCAAGGCCGAGATGCTCACCAAGGCCAAGATCTTCGGACTGGCCGCGGGGCTGCTCGTCGGTGCGCTCGTCATCGTGCTCTACGCGATCGGCGTCTTCCTGACCGCCGCCGTGATGGGCCTGGCGACCGTGATGCCGGCCTGGCTCGCAGCGATCGTGATCGCCGTGGTGATGCTGATCATCGCCGCCATCCTCGGGTGGATCGGGTGGAAGCGCCTCAAGAAGGGCCTGCCGATCACGCCGAAGCGCACGATCGACAGCGTCAAGAACGACATCAACGCGGTGAAGGGGATGGGCAAGAAGCCCACCCCGCCCAGCCAGTACGGCAGCCGCAAGCCGGACGTCGGCGGCCGGTTCTGAGCCCCGACAGCCGCACCACCGACGGAGGAAC of the Curtobacterium sp. TC1 genome contains:
- a CDS encoding phage holin family protein, which gives rise to MTDTRDRKSRSLFGLVGDVPKLVKGLVKGEIDLLKAEMLTKAKIFGLAAGLLVGALVIVLYAIGVFLTAAVMGLATVMPAWLAAIVIAVVMLIIAAILGWIGWKRLKKGLPITPKRTIDSVKNDINAVKGMGKKPTPPSQYGSRKPDVGGRF
- a CDS encoding M13 family metallopeptidase codes for the protein MTDVARASGIHTDELDPAVRPQDDLYRHVNGTWIAETPIPDDKARYGSFTVLAEAAELAVREIIERSQQAAPGTEERKVGDLFSSFTDEARLEELATAPIEPLLAEITAIESVPELIATVGRFERLGLPSFLQLFVDNDPGDPESYVVFLEQSGLGLPDESYYREERFADIRTKYREFVAAMFPLAGFEDGGDRTEHVIALETALASKHWDNVTTRDSQKTYNKLPWAEVAALAEGIDLQTWWQAIDAPAGAFETVVVREPSFITGLAELLRDQPLEVWKDWLRWQVIRGSAAYLTSAFSATNFSFYGTALTGAPKQRERWKRGVSLVEGAMGEAVGRIYVQEHFDESSKAKMDDLVANLVEAYRQSITALDWMTDETRARALDKLDKFTPKIGYPVKWRDYSALPVVSDDLVANVRAVASFQVDRELGKIGKPIDRDEWFMTPQTINAYYNPGFNEIVFPAAILQFPFFDADRDAAANYGAIGAVIGHEIGHGFDDQGSQYDGDGKLENWWTEADRTAFEERTKALIAQYDALVPTEVPDGHVNGALTIGENIGDLGGLSIAWKAYLLSLDGQEPPVVDGLTGAERFFLSWAQAWQMAIRPEEAARLLSIDPHSPNEFRCNQVVRNIDVWYDTFGVTEQDAMYLDPAERVAIW
- a CDS encoding NUDIX hydrolase; amino-acid sequence: MSLQTGSQPPTLRVSALLLIRDRRVLMVRARARDVLYLPGGKAEPHETDVDAVIREAHEETGLRVAAEDVDPFGVVLEPAHGQAPGTMVAMTLFLVRPGGPLDSATPVASAEVDEVEWVTSADAGRCPPAGVETLRRLVAAERID
- a CDS encoding GNAT family N-acetyltransferase; the encoded protein is MTFTIRDERPGTDELVALYDAVGWTAYTRDPAALAAAVAGSHAVVTARDDDGQLLGLLRTISDGQTIVYLQDVLVVPSAHRSGVGGALLDAVRRRYSHVRQTVLLTDAEPGQRAFYESRGFVEVHDVEPQPLRSFVLLR
- a CDS encoding glutamyl-tRNA reductase — translated: MLICLTASHRNASFDLLERLSIAAPAAAGHLVTDSDVLDGAVVLATCNRFEAYLDIAGDDRDSAVAATVQAVAAASDLDATELRDSVSVLGGKDVVQHLFAVSSGLESVVVGETEISGQVRRSLEDARSNGTTTSDLERLFQEAAHTSRGVKTRTRIGAAGRSLVRLGLQLASSRVTDWAHTRVLLIGTGSYAATTIAALRDRGAVHIQVFSPSGRAAWFAAKHDLVAARDLRHAIGTSDVVITCTSSEVPVVAPADLDDGIRRIVIDLGLPRNVDPAAAGVDGVELLDLETISLHAPISELNAESEARAMVDDAVSRFRAQALEQSTTPALVAFRKHVFDILDDEIDRAKRRGDADGESAEHTERALRHLVGVLLHRPSVRARELGRAGRGEEFVGAIDALFGVRPEPEAELPAPVVPLADRTALDPTVSERDDRADAS
- a CDS encoding serine hydrolase, with translation MVEPDAARSSRRRRPGDRSGGGDRARGRHSGRTDDRFSATVEALGALALDGAGVSASVIDTSSGKALLAVDDTLVQPVASLGRVLLLIEVAAQLEDGRLHGDRLQRMARDTATGAGLWQFLQEPTMQVPDLATLVGATGDTWAMNALLSTVGIDAVRERAESLGIERTALIDRVRDRRGPDDAPDASVAPTGELAWVMRGLALGEVVDEAVSNRVLGWLSLASDLNLVAGSFGLDPLAHRALDHGLQVVAVTGSSTGVRAEAGILRGPGSSVSYAVTVTFDDASLQRRLAVIEALRTMGTEVLEAVHAPARR
- the hemE gene encoding uroporphyrinogen decarboxylase — protein: MTDATTTSLPDSHPLASGRTSGSRLVRALRGDRPETLPVWFMRQAGRSLPEYRELRVGTAMLDACLDPEMASEITLQPVRRHGVDAGIFFSDIVVPIKLAGVDVEIVPGRGPVLGSPIRTAADVDALEPLDPAALEPIRQAVARTVEQLGDTPLIGFAGAPFTLAAYLVEGGPSKDHIRARTLMHAEPETWSRLLAWAAEVSGAFLRAQVLAGASAAQLFDSWVGSLSRADYVRSVAPHSAQALSHVTDLGVPRIHFGVGSGEVLADMTTLGTDTVGVDAVGVDWRLPLDEAVRRVGTGVSVQGNIDPAMLSAPWEVLEAHVREVVRRGGAARAHVVNLGHGVPPETDPTVLTRVVELVHSLGDGTDGTAGAAA
- a CDS encoding DUF4232 domain-containing protein — its product is MQRSSRSKFLLAVTGLVAVGALAGCASGGEPSATETVTALAPSPSASSSSSSSSATPSSGASASAGTGSDGSGSGSGSAASSRCAASSLAASIEPGSGGAAGSVIVHLALRNTGSTACTLQGWPGVSFVGGGNGTQIGAAATQEKSSPHPTVTLAAGQTAVAPLKIVQAGNYSKADCSPKTPDGFRVYPPGSKQSLFVKSADYQACASADASLLSVQALVPEGQATS
- a CDS encoding protoporphyrinogen/coproporphyrinogen oxidase: MTDVVVVGGGIAGLVTARDLAKGGADVVLIESSGVLGGMIRRHTVGGLDLDMAADSFATRTDAVGRLAIELGLGNDVVAPDPRGAWLMTRDGRTSPIPATGLLGIPSTPMAADVLAVVGQKGGLRAQMDSLLPGPVGAKAESLGELVRRRMGERVLDDLVVPIAGGVHSTHPDQLDPERVAPGLRAALLREGSLARAVLALRARAAAGTPVQGIRGGIVRLVDELVADTETYGVDVRLHTRATRIEAHAVEVVSADGTVERLPAQHTLSSVPDPERTAAPDRTGIELVTLVVDQPELDAAPRGTGMLVHPDARAVAAKALTHATVKWPWLAEAAAGRHVLRLSYATPADATSVHGATGPDDAATSLPVDPDGPVGTRALHDAATLLGVPLTATHVAGAARVRWHGPDLTAAGLAAGVVGVGEVATGRGLAGIIGAARTAAGQILGS